The region ACATTTAGTgctgacaaacatgcaaacaaatagaagaaatcaggaagggggcaaacactttttcacaccactgtagttatacacctgttctgaaaggcgccagagtctgcaacaccactaagcaaggggcaccacacaaaagcggcatcatgaagaccaagCGAGCTCTCCaatcaggtcagggacaaagtgtggagaagtacagatcccagggttgggttataaaaaaatatccaaaaactttgaacatcccactgagcaccattaaaatccattattaaaaatggaaagaatatggcaccacaacaaacctcaaGCTAAGAGAGGGGgcgccaccaaaactcacggatggagacaaggagggcattaatcagagaggcaaacaaagagactaaagataaccctgaaggagcgcaaagctccacagcagagattggagtattctgtccataggaccacttaagccgtacactccacagagctggatttttatggaagagtggccagaaaaaagccattgctaaagaaaataataagcaaaacacgtttggtgttcgccaaaggcatgtgggagactcaaatatatggaagaaggtactctggtcagatgagactaaaattgagcttttggcccgtcaaggaaaaacgctatgtctggcggcAAACAAACCAACCTCTTATCAcccagaacaccatccccacagagaAACATGGTGgtaggcagcatcatgctgtggggatgttttttcatcgacaggactgggaaactggtcagaattgaaggaatgatgggatggtgctaaatacagggaaattcttgagggaaacctgtttcagttcgccagagatttgagactggacgGAGGACAATGTACGGAGGACAATGACCTAAGCATAAGCTGTGATACAAGATGTTGGAGAGCTACAAAAGTCTGTAGGTTTCCGCTCCAacccctaatctagcacacctgattctaataattagctgattGTTAAACTGAATCAAGTTAGATAGCACTGGGAAAAACCTATAGGACgttatctctccaggaacagggttggagttaaaaaaacctcacaggagggtagctctccaggaaagggttggagttaaaacctacaggagggtagctctccaggaacagggttggagttaaacctacaggagggtagctctccaggaacagggttggagttaaaaccacaggagggtagctctccaggaacaggggttggagttaaaacctacaggagggtaactctccaggaacagggttggagttaaaacctacaggagggtagctctccaggaacagggttggagttaaaacctacaggagggtagctctccaggaacatggttggagttaaaacctacaggagggtagcttccaggaacagggttggagttaaaacctacaggagagtaGCTTCCAGGAACAGGGGGTTGGAGTTAGCCACAGAgagagggtagctctccagaacAGGGttgagttaaaacctacaggagggtagctctccaggaacagggtttgagttaaaacctacaggagggtagctctccaggaacagggttggagttaaaacctacaggagggtatgctctccaggaacagggttggagagaaacTTACAGGGGAGGGTAgctccaggaacaggtttggagttaaaacctacaggagggtagctctccaggaacagggttggagttaaaacctacaggagggtagctctccaggaacaggggttggagttaaaacctacaggagggtgaaGCTTCCAGGAACaggggttggagttaaaacctacaggagggtagctctcaggaacagggttggagttaaaacctgcaCAGAGGGTagaagctctccaggaacaggttggagttaaacctacaggagggtagctctccaggaacagggttggagttaaaacctcagCAGGAGGgtagctccaggaacagggttggagttaaaacccacaggagggtatctctccaggaacagggttggagttaaaacctgcaggagggtagctctccaggaataggttggagttaaaacctacaggagggtatctctccaggaacagggttgagttaaaacctacaggagggtagctcttcaggaacagggttggaggagCCCTGCTCTAGAACCTTCTACACATTGAACACAATAgcatgcacagagataccgtttcgagatcctgaggcccattgtgtgccattcatccgccgccatcacctcattttTCAGCATGATAaggcacggccccatgtcgcaagggatctgcctacacaattcctggaagctgaaaatgaccGCCAGTTCTTTTCCAtggctgcatactcaccagacatagtcatcattgagcatgtttgggatgtctGACGATTTCGACGGTAAGTGCGTTAGTGCAGTATGTTGCATTTATCTTTGTTCAGTGagggtccattatcatttcttcACAGTTTTGattttggttttagtcattttaaagtatattgagttcATTTCCCCAATTTTTTgcatttgatttttttttactCAAACTACCCGTGAGCCGTATGTTTGAGCACCTACTCTAGAACCTTCTACCAACAGCTCAGGTACAACCACCACACTTACAGCCTTCTACTACACTCTAGAACCTTCTACACACTCTAGAACCTTCCACTACACTCTAGAACCTTACTTACACCTCTAGAACCTTCTACTAACTGTCAGGTTCTACAACCACCACACTCTACAGCCTTCTACTATTACTCTAGAACCTTCTACTACACTCTAGAACCTTCTACTACACTCTAGAACCCTTCTACCAACTGTCCAGGTACAACCACCACACTCTACAGCCTTCTAAACACTCTAGAACCTCAGCTTACTACTCTCTAGAACCCTACTAACTGTCAGGTACAACCACCACACTTCTAATAAGCTTCTACTACACTCAGAACCTTCTACTACATCTCTAGAACCTTCTACCAACTGTCAGTTACAACCACCACACTCTACAGCCTTCCTACACTCTAGAACCTTCTACTACACTCTAGAACCTTCTACTAACTGTCAGGGTACAACCACCACACTCTACAGCCTTCTACTACACTCTAGAACCTTCTACCACACTCTAGAACCTTCTACCAACTGTCAGGTACAACCAGTATACActtgagtggacaaaacattgcaaaacactttcctaatattgccctcagaacagcctcgaaTTCGGTCTGGGCAAGGTTGTCGAAAGccttcacagggatgctggcccatgttgactcctaaTGCACAGTTGTGACAAGTTTTGGCTGacgtcctttgggtagtggaccattcttgatacacacagggaaACTGTTGGAGcgtgaaaacccagcagcgttgcagattCTTGGACACAATACGTCTGGTGCGCCTAGCACCTACTACTCataccgttcaaaggcactttaaatattttgtcttgccgttcaccctctgaatggcacaaacaatccatgtctcagttatCTCAAAGCTTAgatatccttctttaacctgtctcctccccttcatctttaCACTGATTGCGTTCACCAGGATTCACCTGGTGAGTCTCGTGGAAAGAGcagttgttcttaatgttttgtccactcagtgtatatcatagTCAACCACAATGTTATTGTTGCATTCCTAGAAAAACATTTAGGGGGAAAAAAAGAGTTTGTCATTAAAGCATTTGTGATCCAAATTATACTACAAAATGTGCTGTaaatgctacagcagtctaggtaactaaatgtagcgtggaaatgctacagcagtctagTAACTAAATGTAGCTGCGTGAAATGCTTTCTGacagcagtctaggtaactaaatgtaagccgtgaaatgctacaacgcagtctaggtaactaaatgtgaagccgtgaaatgctacagcagtctaggtaactaaatgtagccgtgaaatgctacagtagtctaggtaactaaatgtagccgtgaaatgctacagcagtccaggtaactaaatgtagccgAGAAATGCTAGcagcagtctaggtaactaaaATGTAGCTGAAATGCTACGgcagtctaggtaactaaatgtagccgtgaaatgctacagcagtctaggtaactaaatgtagccgtgaaatgctacagcagtctaggtaaaactaaatgtagccgtgaaatgctacagcagtctaggtaactaaatgtagccgtgaaatgctacagcagtctaggtaactaaatacgtagccgtgaaatgctacagcagtctaggtaaAACTCAAATGTGGCACGTGAAATGCTAacagcagtctaggtaactaaatgtagccttgaaatgctacagcagtctaggtaactaaatgtagccgtgaaatgctacagcagtcgaggtaactaaatgtagctgtgaaatgctacagcagtctaggtaaatccaaatgtagccgtgaaatgtcagcagtctaggtaactaaatgcttagccgtgaaatgctacagcagtctaggATTAACTAaaatgtagccgtgaaatgctacagcagtctaggtaactaaatCGTAGCCGTGAAATGCCACAGCAGTCTGaggtaactaaatgtagccgttaaatgctacagcagtctaggtaaTTCAAATGTAGCCGTGAAAGTACAGCAGTCTGAGGTAACTAAATGCtgtagccgtgaaatgctacagccagtctaggtaactaaatgCTGGCTTgtgaaatgctacagcagtctaggtaactaaatgtagccgtgaaagtacagcagtctaggtaactaaCAGTTGACTCTTGTTTCTCTTCAGAAAAAGTCTGCAAAGCAAATGAGCTGAAAGGGAACAGAGCCTTCTCTAGTCCTGTGGTGGAGAAGCAGTCTACCCCCCCGGACCAGCGGGACCCCACTCAGCCCTCCACAGACAAGCCACAGCATGGTAGGGGAACCCACTCAGCCCTCCATGGTAGGGGCCCACTCAGCCCTCCAAGTGGTAGGGGAACCCACTCAGCCCTCCATGGTAGGGGAACCCACTAGTCCTCCATGGTAGGGGGAACCCACTCAGCCCTCCATGGTAGGGGAACCCACTCAGCCCTCCACTGGTAGGGGAACCCACTCAGCTCCCTCCATGGTAGGGGAACCCACTCAGCCCTCCATGGTAGGGGAACCCACTCAGCCCTCCATGGTAGGGGAACCCACTCAGCCCTCCATGGTAGGGGAACCCACTCAGCCCTCCATGGTAGGGGAACCCACTCAGCCCTCCATGGTAGGGGAACCCACTCAGCCCTCCATGGTAGGGGAACCCACTCATGCCCTCCATGGTAGGGGAACCCATCAGCTCCTCCATGGTAGGGGGACCCACTCAGCCCTCCCACGGTAGGGGAACCCACTCAGCCCTCCATGGTAGGGGACCCACCAGCCCTCCATGGTAGGGGGGACCCACTCAGCCCTCCATGGTAGGGGACCCACTCAGCCCTCCATGGTAGGGGGACCCACCAGCCCTCCATGAGTAGGGGAACCCACTCAGCCCTCCCATGGTAGGGGGGACCCACTCAGCCCTCCATGGTAGGGGGACCCACTCAGCCCTCCATGCAGTAGGGGGACCCACTCAGCCCTCCATGTAGGGAACCCACCAGCCCTCCATGGTAGGGGAACCGACTCAGCCTCCATGGTAGGGGGACCCACTCAGCCGCCCTCCATGGTAGGGGACCCACCAGCCCTCCACGGGAGGGGAACCACTGTTGGGCCCTATGTAggaatatggtaccatttgggatgcaggtccTGTTGGGTCAATACAACAATAAAAGCCTGTAGACAGAAGATAGCAGAGCACTTTTGTTTACAAATATCacctcctttatcttcctctcctctctatcttccccctcctccctctctatcttcccctcctccctctctatcttcccctcctccctctatcttaccctcctccctctctatcttactcccctctccatcttaccccctccctctcttctactCTCCTCACCCGTTCTACTACCATCACCTGTTCTACTACCATCCCCTGTTCTACTACCATCCCCTGTTCTACTATCATCACCTGTTCTACTACCATCACCTGTTCTACTACCATCACCTGTTCTACTACCATCACCTGTTCTACTACCATAGCCTGTTCTACTACCATCACCTGTTCTACTATCATCACCTGTTCTACTATCATCACCTGTTCTTCTACCATCACCTGTTCTACTACCATCACCTGTTCTACTACCATCACCTGTTCTACTATCATCACCTGTTCTTCTACCATCACCTGTTCTACTACCATCACCTGTTCTACTACCATCACCTGTTCTACTACCATCACCTGTTCTACTACCATCATCACCTGTTCTACTACCATCACCTGTTCTACTACCATCACCTGTTCTACTACCATCACCTGTTCTACTACCATAGCCTGTTCTACTACCATCACCTGTTCTACTATCATCATCACCTGTTCTTCTACCATCACCTGTTCTACTACCATCACCTGTTCTACTACCATCACCTGTTCTACTACCATCACCTGTTCTACTACCATCATCACCTGTTCTACTACCATCATCACCTGTTCTACTACCATCACCTGTTCTACTATCATCACCTGTTCTACTACCATCACCTGTTCTACTACCATCACCCATTTActctccccactcctcccctcccttctcctgtcctctcctcatcTGTTTGTATTGACTCTTCTCTTGTCAGTGGTTGATTGATTccctccccgctctctctctccccgctctccccactctctctctcctctttctctctcgtagTCCTGGTGTAGCTCAGTTGTAGAGGCATGGCGtttaacgccagggttgtgtggggttcgattcccacggggaccagtatgaaaataactaactgtaagtcgctctggataagagcgtctgctaaatgactaaaatgtaaaatgcaaatactctccctctttcactcatactctctccctctctatctccctcctactctcccccaccctctctctctcccctccctactctccccaccctctctctctctcctcctactctccccaccctctctctctctccccctcctctctccccacctctctctctccccctctctactctctctctccctcctactctccccacctctctctctccctcctactctccccacccctctctcctcctactctccccaccctctctctctccctcctacttccccaccccctctctctcccctccctactctccccaccccctctctccctcctactctccctctctctctctctctctcccctcctccctcctctcccagtaGTCAGCTAGGCATATATGTCCTGTGTGTTCGCACCAAGCCCAGTGTCAGAGGAACCCTCAACCATCACCTAGCCTCACACACAGCTGAGACACACACCACCGGCTTCAACTACTACTACAGGTaactctcttacacacacacacacacacacacacacacactacacacagctGAGACACACACCACCGGTCAACTACTACTACAGgtaactctctctcacacacacacacacacacacacacacacactcacacacacacacacactcacacacagctgAGACACACACCACCGGCTTCAACTACTACTACAGgtaactctctcacacacacacacacacacacacacacacacacacacacatattctctATGATGACATCATTGCCCCTCCCCTTTAGGTGTCACGTGTGCGGGTTCGAGCTGGAGGGGCGGAGCCTGTTCCTTGGTCACATGACGGAGCACAGCGAATGGGAGCGTGACGCTTTCACTCTCGCTGCAGTGTGTGACCACCCACCAGTGAGGAGCGAGCGATGAGGCTCACACCAGCTCTCCACACATACACCTGGAGAGGCGGGAGCGGGACTATCTACAGACACACCTGTTGGGAGGCCACACCCCCAAAGACTTACCTGACGGAAGAGACGGCCCACAATCTGGAGAGCTCAGGTCAGGGttaaccactaactaactaactactggttgactaactaactgactgactgactactgtTTAACTAACTTTaataactaactgactgactgactactgtTTAACTAACTTTTAaccaactgactgactgactactggttaactgactgactaactaactagctaactgaCTACTGgttaactaactgactgactgactaactactggttaactgactgactaactaactagctaactgaCTACTGgttaactaactgactgactgactaactactggttaactgactgactaactaactagctaactgactgactaactactggttaactgactgactaactaactgactactggttaactaactaactgactgacaaactactggttaactgactgactaactagctaactgactgactaactactggttaactgactgactaactaactagctaactgactactggttaactaactaactgactgactaactactgGTTAACTGACGGACTAACtagctaactgactgactaactactggttaactgactgactaactaactagctaactgactactggttaactaactaactgactgacaaactactggttaactgactgactaactagctaactgactgactaactactggttaactgactgactaactaactagctaactgactactggttaactaactaactgactgactaactactggttaactgactgactaactaactagctaactgaCTACTGATTAACTAATTCAACTGACTGACAAACTACTGgttaactgactgactaactagctaactgactgactaactactggttaactgactgactaactaactagctaactgactactggttaactaactaactgactgactaactactggttaactgactgactaactaactagctaactgaCTACTGGTTAACTAACTAACTGACCAGTGTATACTACTGCCTTACCTTATTGCTTTCTCCTCTATCCTAACCCTtcagtacctctacctcctcCCCTCGCCCTTCCTCTGGTCACCagtcaccctctcctcttcctcctctctgtctcagacTTCCTGTTTTGTGGGTTTGGAGTAGAGTACAGTGATGTTGTGGTGTAGGTAGtctagtatgtgtgtgttttggcctgtgtgtgtgtgttttggcctgtgtgtgtgtgttttggcctgtgtgtgtgtgtgtgttttggcctgtgtgtgtgtgtgtgttttggcctgtgtgtgtgtgtgtgttttggcctgtgtgtgtgtgtgttttggcctgtgtgtgtgtgttttggcctgtgtgtgtgtgtgttttggcctgtgtgtgtgtgtgttttggcctgtgtgtgtgtgtgtgttttggcctgtgtgtgtgtgtgttttggcctgtgtgtgtgtgtgttttggcctgtgtgtgtgtgttttggcctgtgtgtgtgtgtgttttggcctgtgtgtgtgtgtgtgttttggcctgtgtgtgtgtgttttggcctgtgtgtgtgtgtgtgtcctctctctgaggtgGTGATTCTGTTCTGCAGGGTGTATGAAGGGCTGTGGGCCACAGTACTGATGGGAGGGGCTATTTAAATGTAagtgacatcatcatcatcatatatTTTTCATTACAATCActtttcttcctccctctcccctcccctcccctcccctcctctcctctccctctctctcctcttccctctccccccctcctcctcctctcctctcctctctctcctccctctctcctctccctctccctcctcctctcctctccctctcctctccctcctctcctctcttccctttgcAGTATGTTATAGTTAGTCAGTGTGTACGGtgtagctgttctctctaaccctctcctgcagtaggttagctgttctctctaactcccccctgcagtaggttagctgttctctaaCCCCCCTGCCGTAGGTTGGCTGCTTCTCTAACCCCTGCCGTAGGTTGGCTGTTCTCTCTAACCCCCTGCCGTgagttagctgttctctctaactcccccctgcagtaggttagctgttctctaaCTCCCCCGCAGTAGGTTAGCTgttaccctctaacctctctccctccctctgcagtaggttagctgttctctctaacccccccctgcagtaggttagctgttctctctaactcCCCCCCTGCAGTAGGGTTAGCTGTTATCtctaacccctctccctccctctgcagtaggttagctgttctctctaacccctctccctccctctgcagtaggttagctgttctctctaaaccctctccctccctctgcagtaggttagctgttctctctaaaccatttccctccctctgcagtaggttagctgttctctctaaaccatttccctccctctgcagtaggttagctgttctctctaaaccatttccctccctctgcagtaggttagctgttctctctaaaccatttccctccctctgcagtaggttagctgttctctctaaaccatttccctccctctgcagtaggttagctgttctctctaaaccctctccctccctctgcagtaagttagctgttctctctaaaccctctccctccctctgcattaggctaacctctctccctccctctgcagtaggttagctgttctctctaaaccctctccctccctctgcagtaagttagctgttctctctaaaccctctccctccctctgcattaggctaacctctctccctccctctgcagtaggttagctgttctcgctaacccatctccctccctctgcagtaggttagctgttctcgctaacctctctccctccctctgcagtaggttagctgttctctctaacctctctccctccctctgcagtaggttagctgttctcgcTAACCCATCTCCCTCCTGCAGTAGGTTAGCTGTTCgccaacctctctccctccctctgcagtCTAGCTATACACACTGtgactgcttgtgtgtgtgtgtttatgtatgtgcatgtgtgtgtgtcccctatatgtgtgtgttaatgtgtgttctCTTACCTTGTTTTCTGCCCCCAGGTGCCCTCTCTGTGCGTTCTCCACCAGTCGGCCTGTCTCCATGGTAACACACATGCGCTCGTCGCACTCGACGACGGATCAGCACCGCTGCCGCATCTGCCAAAGGTCGTTTCTGGGGCAACCGGAGCTCCAGACCCACGTCAGGTGTCATCGTCAGGGCAACCAGTACCGCTGCGAGAGGTGTGGACACCTGGCCCGAACAGCCAATAAGCTGATAGAACACGTGCGTGTTCACACTGGGGAGCGACCTTTCACCTGCGACCTCTGCCCTTACAGCGCCAAGCGCCGAGACAGCCTCCGCCTGCACTACCGACTCAAACACCCCgaacacacaccctcacacggacacacacatgcaggacCGCATATGCACCGGTCAGCCCTgaatccctctcctcctctaccctctcttccTGGTTTTAAGGGTCAGACCTTTCTCCCTTGTCCCCCCTCACCACCCTGCTCTCCCTCAGACCCTCTCAGCCCCagaccctccctctcctccctctcttccccccccaaACTCTCTTTCCTGGCCTAACTAGGTCTGACAGAGCCAACCTAATCAatatcctcctcccctcctctctgcctctccctcctctctacctctcccccccctctacctccccctctctctacctcccccctcctctctaccccccctctacctccccctcctctctacctcccccctctctacctccctccctctacctcctcctcctctacctccccctcctccctacctcctcctcctctctacctccccctccctctactccccctctctacctcccccctcctctcctccccctcccctaccacttcccctcctcctccctacctcctcctctctcctccctcctctctacctccctctccctctccctccctcctctccctccctcctctgctcccctctcctctcccctcccctcctctgtctcctccctcctctcctctccctcctctctacctcctctcctctcccctcctctgtctcctcccctctcctctcctctctacctctctctcctctcccctccctctctctcgcctcctcctctgctcccctctccctccctcctctccctctcccctccctctcctctccctcctcctctcctctcctctcctctccctctcctctcctccctcctctcctctcccctcctcccctctccctcctcctctcctccctcctcctctcctctcccctccctcctcttctctcctcctctcctctcctctcctctcctctcctctccctctcctctcctctctctcctctcctctctctccctctcctctcccctccctcctctcccccctcctctcccctctccctctcctctcccctccctctccctctcctcctctccctctcctctccctcctccctcctctcctctcctccctcctcctcctctccctctcctctccctctcctctccctctctctctccctctcctctcctcctctctcccccctctccctctcctcctctccctccccccctctctctcctctccctctcctctctctcctctcctctcctctcctctcccctcctctgtctcctccctcctctcctctccctctacctcctccctctcctctcccttctctttctcctctccctcctctcctctcctctcctctcctctcctctccctccctcctctccctcctcccctccctccgtctcctcctccctctcctctcctctctacctcctccctctcctctcccctcctctgtctcctccctcctgttcctcctcctctcctaacAGTAATACAGGGCTAATGTAATATGTTCTCTGGACGATAAAGACTGAACTAAATGCTGGATGTCAAAACTAAAAACAACAAGGTCTAATATTGTATATATACTATTACTTAACATGGTCAATAAGGCTGTGCAT is a window of Coregonus clupeaformis isolate EN_2021a unplaced genomic scaffold, ASM2061545v1 scaf4071, whole genome shotgun sequence DNA encoding:
- the LOC123490467 gene encoding protein krueppel-like produces the protein MVTHMRSSHSTTDQHRCRICQRSFLGQPELQTHVRCHRQGNQYRCERCGHLARTANKLIEHVRVHTGERPFTCDLCPYSAKRRDSLRLHYRLKHPEHTPSHGHTHAGPHMHRSALNPSPPLPSLPGFK